A genomic stretch from Aquila chrysaetos chrysaetos chromosome 1, bAquChr1.4, whole genome shotgun sequence includes:
- the TBC1D9 gene encoding TBC1 domain family member 9 isoform X1, whose translation MWVNPEEVLLANALWVTERANPYFILQRRKGHGGDGGGGGLAGLLVGTLDVVLDSSARVAPYRILYQAPDSLVYWTIACGCSRKEITEHWEWLEQNLLQTLSIFENENDINTFVRGKIQGIIAEYNKINGIKEDDDTEKFKEAIVKFHKLFGMPEEEKLVNYYSCSYWKGKVPRQGWVYLSINHLCFYSFLMGREAKLVIRWVDITQLEKNATLLFPDMIKVSTRSSEHFFSVFLNISETFKLMEQLANIAMRQLLDNEGFEQDRSLPKLKKKSPKKVSALKRDLDARAKSERYRALFRLPKDEKLDGHTDCTLWTPFNKMHILGQMFVSTNYICFTSKEENLCSLIIPLREVTIVEKADSSSVLPSPLSISTKNRMTFLFANLKDRDFLVQRISDFLQQTSSKIYLEKNISGSYINSDDEVFTRSSSLISASPHKSRSSESEGERQFNLNDNGIPTATQALMTMFRRRSPEEFNPKLAKEFLKEQAWKIHFAEYGQGVCMYRTEKTRDLVLKGIPESKRGELWLLFSGAINEMATHPGYYEDLVEKSMGKYNLATEEIERDLHRSLPEHPAFQNEMGIAALRRVLTAYAFRNPNIGYCQAMNIVTSVLLLYAKEEEAFWLLVALCERMLPDYYNTRVVGALVDQGVFEELARDYVPQLYDCMQDLGVISTISLSWFLTLFLSVMPFESAVVVVDCFFCEGIKVIFQLALAVLDANVDKLLNCKDDGEAMTVLGRYLDSVTNKDSTLPPIPHLHSLLSDDVEPYPEVDIFRLIRSSYEKFGSIQADLIEQMRFKQRLKVIQTLEDTTKRNVVRTIVTETSFTIDELEELYALFKAEHLTSCYWGGNSNAVDRHDPSLPYLEQYRIDFEQFKGMFTLLFPWACGTHSDVLAARLFRLLDENGDLLINFREFVSGLSAACHGDLTEKLKLLYKMHVLPDPSPEQEEPDSAFEATQYFFEDITPECTHVVGLDGRNKQGVDDGFVTVSLKTDKGKKSSQENRNYLRMWSQENKSKAKNTKDLPKLNQGQFIELCKTMYNMFSEDPNEQDLYHATAAVTSLLLEIGEVGKLFSAQPTKETDSSSNNCSKTIQSELFQKKEHQQYPLEQHKPFQSSLVTNDEEAVCTDSTLGMQMEDIKLEDSSPRDNGACSSMLISDDDTKDDSSMSSYSVLSAGSHEEEKLHCEDIGEDTVLVRSNHTTSLRRSTSIDRDWAITFEQFLASLLTEPALVRYFDKPVSMMARITNAKNIRMMGKPITSASDYEISTMSG comes from the exons GTTGCTCAAGGAAGGAAATCACTGAACACTGGGAATGGCTTGAACAGAATTTGTTGCAAACTCTTTCAatctttgaaaatgagaatgacataaatacatttgtcagaggaaaaatacag GGCATCATCGCAGAGTACAACAAAATCAATGGCATCAAGGAGGATgatgatacagaaaaatttAAGGAAGCCATAGTGAAATTTCACAAACTTTTTGGGATGCCAGAAGAAGAGAAATTAGTGAACTACTACTCCTGCAGTTACTGGAAGGGGAAGGTTCCCCGTCAGGGCTGGGTGTATCTCAGCATTAATCACCTTTGCTTTTACTCTTTCCTCATGGGCAGGGAAG CAAAGTTAGTTATCCGCTGGGTTGATATCACTCAACTTGAGAAGAATGCTACACTGCTCTTTCCTGATATGATCAAAGTGAGCACAAGGTCAAGTGAACATTTCTTCTCAGTATTCCTTAATATCAGTGAGACATTTAAACTAATGGAACAGCTTGCCAATATAGCTATGCGACAGCTTTTGGACAATGAAGGATTTGAACAAGACAGGTCATTacccaaactgaaaaagaaatccccCAAAAAAGTATCTGCACTAAAACG ggaTCTTGATGCCAGAGCAAAGAGTGAGAGATACCGTGCATTGTTCCGTCTTCCCAAGGATGAGAAATTAGATGGACATACAGACTGTACTCTCTGGACTCCATTCaacaaaatgcatattttggGTCAGATGTTTGTTTCTACAAACTACATTTGCTTTACTAGTAAAGAAGAGAACTTGTGCAGCCTTATTATCCCTCTTCGAGAg GTGACAATAGTGGAAAAGGCAGACAGCTCCAGTGTGTTGCCCAGCCCGTTATCAATCAGCACGAAAAACAGAATGACATTCCTCTTTGCCAACTTGAAAGACAGAGACTTTCTTGTACAGAGGATCTCAGACTTTCTGCAACAAACCTCTTCAAAAatatacttggaaaaaaatatttctggaagcTATATCAACTCAGATGATGAG GTGTTTACAAGATCAAGTAGTTTAATTTCTGCCAGCCCTCATAAAAGCCGCAGTTCTGAATCGGAGGGAGAGCGACAGTTCAATCTCAATGACAATGGCATTCCAACAGCAACTCAAGCTTTAATGACAATGTTTCGCCGGAGGTCACCTGAGGAGTTCAACCCCAAGCTG gCTAAAGAGTTTTTGAAGGAACAGGCCTGGAAGATTCACTTTGCTGAATATGGCCAAGGAGTCTGTATGTATCGTACAGAGAAAACTAGAGACCTTGTGCTAAAGGGCATTCCAGAAAGCAAGAGAGGGGAACTTTGGCTACTATTTTCAG GAGCCATTAATGAAATGGCCACTCATCCTGGCTATTATGAGGACCTAGTGGAGAAATCGATGGGGAAGTATAATCTTGCTACAGAAGAGATAGAGAGGGATCTGCACCGTTCCCTTCCAGAACACCCTGCGTTCCAGAATGAGATGGGTATTGCTGCTCTAAGGAGAGTCTTGACAGCTTATGCTTTTAGAAATCCAAACATAGGATATTGTCAG gCTATGAATATTGTCACTTCAGTACTCCTCCTTTATGCAAAAGAAGAGGAAGCTTTCTGGCTGCTGGTGGCTCTGTGTGAACGTATGCTACCTGACTACTACAACACAAGAGTTGTTG GAGCACTGGTGGATCAGGGTGTCTTTGAAGAGCTGGCTCGTGACTATGTTCCACAGCTTTATGACTGCATGCAGGACTTGGGTGTAATATCCACCATTTCCCTGTCCTGGTTCCTCACTCTTTTCCTCAGTGTAATGCCATTTGAAAGTGCAGTGGTGGTTGTGGattgtttcttctgtgaagGAATAAAGGTGATATTTCAATTAGCGCTCGCTGTCCTCGATGCTAATGTAGACAAGCTGCTTAACTGTAAAGATGATGGAGAAGCCATGACAGTCTTGGGAAg aTATTTGGACAGCGTAACTAATAAGGACAGCACTCTTCCACCCATTCCTCATCTTCACTCACTGCTCAGTGATGATGTAGAGCCTTATCCTGAGGTGGATATCTTCAGACTAATCAGGTCTTCCTATGAG aAATTTGGAAGTATCCAAGCAGATTTAATTGAACAAATGAGATTCAAACAAAGGCTGAAAGTTATCCAAACCCTTGAAGATACTACAAAGCGCAATGTG GTACGAACTATTGTGACAGAGACTTCTTTTACTATCGATGAACTGGAGGAACTATATGCTCTTTTCAAG GCAGAACATCTGACTAGCTGCTACTGGGGAGGAAACAGCAATGCTGTTGACCGGCATGATCCCAGCCTGCCTTATCTGGAGCAGTACCGGATTGACTTTGAGCAGTTCAAGGGGATGTtcactcttctctttccttgggCATGTGGAACTCATTCAGATGTATTAGCTGCACGCTTATTCAGGCTTCTTGATGAAAATGGAGACTTGCTCATCAACTTCCGTGAATTCGTCTCTGGGCTAA GTGCAGCATGCCATGGAGATCTTACAGAGAAGCTGAAGCTACTGtataaaatgcatgttttgcCTG ATCCATCCCCTGAGCAAGAAGAGCCAGACTCTGCTTTTGAAGCTACTCAGTACTTTTTTGAAGACATCACACCAGAATGTACACATG TTGTTGGCCTAGACGGCAGGAACAAACAAGGAGTAGATGATGGGTTTGTTACAGTGAGTCTGAAAACAGACAAAG GCAAGAAGAGCTCACAAGAGAATCGAAATTATCTGAGAATGTGGAGCCAAGAGAAtaaatccaaagcaaaaaacACAAAGGACTTGCCCAAACTGAATCAG GGACAGTTCATTGAACTGTGCAAGACAATGTACAACATGTTCAGTGAAGACCCCAATGAACAAGATCTGTACCACGCTACCGCTGCTGTGACAAGCTTGCTTTTGGAGATAGGTGAGGTTGGTAAGCTCTTCAGTGCGCAGCCCACAAAAGAGACAGACAGCAGCAGTAACAATTGCAGCAAAACTATTCAGAGCGAgctgtttcagaagaaagagcACCAGCAGTACCCCCTCGAACAGCACAAGCCATTCCAAAGCAGCCTTGTCACCAATGATGAGGAGGCCGTTTGCACCGACAGCACCCTGGGCATGCAGATGGAAGACATTAAGCTCGAAGACTCTTCTCCCAGAGACAACGGAGCCTGTTCTTCCATGCTCATTTCCGACGATGATACAAAAGATGATAGTTCAATGTCGTCCTACTCAGTACTGAGTGCAGGCtcacatgaagaagaaaagctgcactGCGAGGACATCGGTGAAGACACCGTTTTGGTACGGAGCAACCACACCACTTCTCTTCGTAGAAGCACTAGCATTGACAGAGACTGGGCCATTACCTTTGAACAATTTTTAGCCTCCCTTTTGACTGAGCCAGCGCTGGTTAGGTACTTTGACAAGCCTGTGTCCATGATGGCTAGGATTACTAATGCTAAAAACATAAGGATGATGGGTAAACCAATAACCTCGGCCAGTGACTATGAAATCTCTACTATGTCGGGATAA
- the TBC1D9 gene encoding TBC1 domain family member 9 isoform X2 encodes MPEEEKLVNYYSCSYWKGKVPRQGWVYLSINHLCFYSFLMGREAKLVIRWVDITQLEKNATLLFPDMIKVSTRSSEHFFSVFLNISETFKLMEQLANIAMRQLLDNEGFEQDRSLPKLKKKSPKKVSALKRDLDARAKSERYRALFRLPKDEKLDGHTDCTLWTPFNKMHILGQMFVSTNYICFTSKEENLCSLIIPLREVTIVEKADSSSVLPSPLSISTKNRMTFLFANLKDRDFLVQRISDFLQQTSSKIYLEKNISGSYINSDDEVFTRSSSLISASPHKSRSSESEGERQFNLNDNGIPTATQALMTMFRRRSPEEFNPKLAKEFLKEQAWKIHFAEYGQGVCMYRTEKTRDLVLKGIPESKRGELWLLFSGAINEMATHPGYYEDLVEKSMGKYNLATEEIERDLHRSLPEHPAFQNEMGIAALRRVLTAYAFRNPNIGYCQAMNIVTSVLLLYAKEEEAFWLLVALCERMLPDYYNTRVVGALVDQGVFEELARDYVPQLYDCMQDLGVISTISLSWFLTLFLSVMPFESAVVVVDCFFCEGIKVIFQLALAVLDANVDKLLNCKDDGEAMTVLGRYLDSVTNKDSTLPPIPHLHSLLSDDVEPYPEVDIFRLIRSSYEKFGSIQADLIEQMRFKQRLKVIQTLEDTTKRNVVRTIVTETSFTIDELEELYALFKAEHLTSCYWGGNSNAVDRHDPSLPYLEQYRIDFEQFKGMFTLLFPWACGTHSDVLAARLFRLLDENGDLLINFREFVSGLSAACHGDLTEKLKLLYKMHVLPDPSPEQEEPDSAFEATQYFFEDITPECTHVVGLDGRNKQGVDDGFVTVSLKTDKGKKSSQENRNYLRMWSQENKSKAKNTKDLPKLNQGQFIELCKTMYNMFSEDPNEQDLYHATAAVTSLLLEIGEVGKLFSAQPTKETDSSSNNCSKTIQSELFQKKEHQQYPLEQHKPFQSSLVTNDEEAVCTDSTLGMQMEDIKLEDSSPRDNGACSSMLISDDDTKDDSSMSSYSVLSAGSHEEEKLHCEDIGEDTVLVRSNHTTSLRRSTSIDRDWAITFEQFLASLLTEPALVRYFDKPVSMMARITNAKNIRMMGKPITSASDYEISTMSG; translated from the exons ATGCCAGAAGAAGAGAAATTAGTGAACTACTACTCCTGCAGTTACTGGAAGGGGAAGGTTCCCCGTCAGGGCTGGGTGTATCTCAGCATTAATCACCTTTGCTTTTACTCTTTCCTCATGGGCAGGGAAG CAAAGTTAGTTATCCGCTGGGTTGATATCACTCAACTTGAGAAGAATGCTACACTGCTCTTTCCTGATATGATCAAAGTGAGCACAAGGTCAAGTGAACATTTCTTCTCAGTATTCCTTAATATCAGTGAGACATTTAAACTAATGGAACAGCTTGCCAATATAGCTATGCGACAGCTTTTGGACAATGAAGGATTTGAACAAGACAGGTCATTacccaaactgaaaaagaaatccccCAAAAAAGTATCTGCACTAAAACG ggaTCTTGATGCCAGAGCAAAGAGTGAGAGATACCGTGCATTGTTCCGTCTTCCCAAGGATGAGAAATTAGATGGACATACAGACTGTACTCTCTGGACTCCATTCaacaaaatgcatattttggGTCAGATGTTTGTTTCTACAAACTACATTTGCTTTACTAGTAAAGAAGAGAACTTGTGCAGCCTTATTATCCCTCTTCGAGAg GTGACAATAGTGGAAAAGGCAGACAGCTCCAGTGTGTTGCCCAGCCCGTTATCAATCAGCACGAAAAACAGAATGACATTCCTCTTTGCCAACTTGAAAGACAGAGACTTTCTTGTACAGAGGATCTCAGACTTTCTGCAACAAACCTCTTCAAAAatatacttggaaaaaaatatttctggaagcTATATCAACTCAGATGATGAG GTGTTTACAAGATCAAGTAGTTTAATTTCTGCCAGCCCTCATAAAAGCCGCAGTTCTGAATCGGAGGGAGAGCGACAGTTCAATCTCAATGACAATGGCATTCCAACAGCAACTCAAGCTTTAATGACAATGTTTCGCCGGAGGTCACCTGAGGAGTTCAACCCCAAGCTG gCTAAAGAGTTTTTGAAGGAACAGGCCTGGAAGATTCACTTTGCTGAATATGGCCAAGGAGTCTGTATGTATCGTACAGAGAAAACTAGAGACCTTGTGCTAAAGGGCATTCCAGAAAGCAAGAGAGGGGAACTTTGGCTACTATTTTCAG GAGCCATTAATGAAATGGCCACTCATCCTGGCTATTATGAGGACCTAGTGGAGAAATCGATGGGGAAGTATAATCTTGCTACAGAAGAGATAGAGAGGGATCTGCACCGTTCCCTTCCAGAACACCCTGCGTTCCAGAATGAGATGGGTATTGCTGCTCTAAGGAGAGTCTTGACAGCTTATGCTTTTAGAAATCCAAACATAGGATATTGTCAG gCTATGAATATTGTCACTTCAGTACTCCTCCTTTATGCAAAAGAAGAGGAAGCTTTCTGGCTGCTGGTGGCTCTGTGTGAACGTATGCTACCTGACTACTACAACACAAGAGTTGTTG GAGCACTGGTGGATCAGGGTGTCTTTGAAGAGCTGGCTCGTGACTATGTTCCACAGCTTTATGACTGCATGCAGGACTTGGGTGTAATATCCACCATTTCCCTGTCCTGGTTCCTCACTCTTTTCCTCAGTGTAATGCCATTTGAAAGTGCAGTGGTGGTTGTGGattgtttcttctgtgaagGAATAAAGGTGATATTTCAATTAGCGCTCGCTGTCCTCGATGCTAATGTAGACAAGCTGCTTAACTGTAAAGATGATGGAGAAGCCATGACAGTCTTGGGAAg aTATTTGGACAGCGTAACTAATAAGGACAGCACTCTTCCACCCATTCCTCATCTTCACTCACTGCTCAGTGATGATGTAGAGCCTTATCCTGAGGTGGATATCTTCAGACTAATCAGGTCTTCCTATGAG aAATTTGGAAGTATCCAAGCAGATTTAATTGAACAAATGAGATTCAAACAAAGGCTGAAAGTTATCCAAACCCTTGAAGATACTACAAAGCGCAATGTG GTACGAACTATTGTGACAGAGACTTCTTTTACTATCGATGAACTGGAGGAACTATATGCTCTTTTCAAG GCAGAACATCTGACTAGCTGCTACTGGGGAGGAAACAGCAATGCTGTTGACCGGCATGATCCCAGCCTGCCTTATCTGGAGCAGTACCGGATTGACTTTGAGCAGTTCAAGGGGATGTtcactcttctctttccttgggCATGTGGAACTCATTCAGATGTATTAGCTGCACGCTTATTCAGGCTTCTTGATGAAAATGGAGACTTGCTCATCAACTTCCGTGAATTCGTCTCTGGGCTAA GTGCAGCATGCCATGGAGATCTTACAGAGAAGCTGAAGCTACTGtataaaatgcatgttttgcCTG ATCCATCCCCTGAGCAAGAAGAGCCAGACTCTGCTTTTGAAGCTACTCAGTACTTTTTTGAAGACATCACACCAGAATGTACACATG TTGTTGGCCTAGACGGCAGGAACAAACAAGGAGTAGATGATGGGTTTGTTACAGTGAGTCTGAAAACAGACAAAG GCAAGAAGAGCTCACAAGAGAATCGAAATTATCTGAGAATGTGGAGCCAAGAGAAtaaatccaaagcaaaaaacACAAAGGACTTGCCCAAACTGAATCAG GGACAGTTCATTGAACTGTGCAAGACAATGTACAACATGTTCAGTGAAGACCCCAATGAACAAGATCTGTACCACGCTACCGCTGCTGTGACAAGCTTGCTTTTGGAGATAGGTGAGGTTGGTAAGCTCTTCAGTGCGCAGCCCACAAAAGAGACAGACAGCAGCAGTAACAATTGCAGCAAAACTATTCAGAGCGAgctgtttcagaagaaagagcACCAGCAGTACCCCCTCGAACAGCACAAGCCATTCCAAAGCAGCCTTGTCACCAATGATGAGGAGGCCGTTTGCACCGACAGCACCCTGGGCATGCAGATGGAAGACATTAAGCTCGAAGACTCTTCTCCCAGAGACAACGGAGCCTGTTCTTCCATGCTCATTTCCGACGATGATACAAAAGATGATAGTTCAATGTCGTCCTACTCAGTACTGAGTGCAGGCtcacatgaagaagaaaagctgcactGCGAGGACATCGGTGAAGACACCGTTTTGGTACGGAGCAACCACACCACTTCTCTTCGTAGAAGCACTAGCATTGACAGAGACTGGGCCATTACCTTTGAACAATTTTTAGCCTCCCTTTTGACTGAGCCAGCGCTGGTTAGGTACTTTGACAAGCCTGTGTCCATGATGGCTAGGATTACTAATGCTAAAAACATAAGGATGATGGGTAAACCAATAACCTCGGCCAGTGACTATGAAATCTCTACTATGTCGGGATAA